A genomic stretch from Bradyrhizobium quebecense includes:
- a CDS encoding RbsD/FucU family protein, giving the protein MLKGINPLLNADVLYALRAMGHGDRLVVCDTNFPADSIARQSVLGRLLRIDNVSAARAVEAVLSVMPLDTFVDDAAIRMEIVGQPQEVPPVQREVQAAIDRAEGRSWPLVGVERHAFYEKAKTAYCVIATGERRFYGCFLFSKGVIAPDGE; this is encoded by the coding sequence ATGCTGAAGGGCATCAATCCACTGCTCAATGCCGACGTGCTCTACGCCCTGCGGGCGATGGGGCACGGCGATCGCCTGGTGGTGTGCGACACCAATTTTCCGGCCGATTCGATCGCGCGCCAGAGCGTGCTTGGCAGGCTGCTGCGCATCGACAATGTGAGTGCCGCCAGGGCGGTCGAAGCCGTTCTCTCGGTGATGCCGCTCGATACCTTCGTCGACGATGCCGCGATCCGGATGGAGATCGTCGGACAGCCTCAGGAAGTGCCTCCCGTGCAACGCGAGGTGCAGGCCGCGATCGATCGCGCCGAGGGACGATCCTGGCCCCTGGTCGGCGTCGAGCGCCATGCGTTCTACGAGAAGGCCAAGACGGCCTATTGTGTGATCGCGACCGGCGAGCGCCGCTTCTACGGCTGCTTCCTGTTCAGCAAGGGCGTCATTGCGCCGGACGGGGAGTGA
- a CDS encoding carbohydrate ABC transporter permease, which translates to MMRNDPIKHVFIWPAVLVVLAISIFPLIYSLTTSFLSYRLIPPIPPRVVWLGNYATLLQEPRFWNAIYTTTLIAFIAVGLQYAIGFGVALALNARVPGERLFRVALLLPMLLAPVAVALVARMMFNPTMGPLNQFLSKFGLVNLPFLTNGHWALACIIAVEVWQWTPFVILMMLAGLQTLPEDVYEAAELENASAWQQFWGITFPMLLPISAAIVFIRLIESYKIMDTVFVMTGGGPGVDTETLTLFAYQEGFKKFNLGYTSALSFLFLIAITIIGVTYLALLRPHLEKRR; encoded by the coding sequence ATGATGCGGAATGATCCGATCAAGCATGTCTTCATCTGGCCGGCGGTGCTCGTCGTGCTGGCGATCTCGATCTTTCCGCTGATCTATTCGCTTACCACGAGCTTCCTGAGCTACCGCCTGATTCCGCCGATCCCGCCGCGGGTCGTCTGGCTCGGCAACTATGCCACGCTGTTGCAGGAGCCGCGGTTCTGGAACGCGATCTACACCACGACGCTGATTGCCTTCATCGCGGTCGGACTGCAATACGCGATCGGTTTCGGCGTCGCCCTGGCGCTGAACGCGCGGGTGCCGGGCGAGCGGCTGTTTCGCGTCGCCTTGCTGCTGCCGATGCTGCTCGCGCCCGTCGCGGTCGCGCTGGTGGCGCGCATGATGTTCAACCCGACGATGGGGCCGCTCAACCAGTTCCTGTCGAAGTTCGGCCTGGTCAACCTGCCGTTCCTCACCAATGGACATTGGGCGCTCGCCTGCATCATCGCGGTCGAGGTCTGGCAGTGGACCCCGTTCGTCATTCTGATGATGCTGGCCGGCCTGCAAACGCTGCCCGAGGATGTCTATGAGGCCGCCGAGCTCGAGAACGCCAGCGCCTGGCAGCAGTTCTGGGGCATCACCTTTCCAATGCTGCTGCCGATCTCGGCCGCGATCGTCTTCATCCGCCTGATCGAGAGCTACAAGATCATGGACACGGTGTTCGTGATGACGGGCGGCGGCCCGGGCGTGGACACCGAGACGCTGACATTGTTCGCCTATCAGGAAGGCTTCAAGAAGTTCAATCTTGGCTACACGTCGGCGCTCAGCTTCCTGTTCCTGATCGCGATCACGATCATCGGCGTCACCTATCTGGCGCTGCTGCGGCCTCATCTGGAGAAACGCCGATGA
- a CDS encoding BA14K family protein, whose amino-acid sequence MRSAHILKVVLMAAAGAVVFSASAISAPLQHGAGVAAAAPAVTEKVWCRYGSCYDNGGGAAVGGLVGGLIGGVIAAGAANAAAQQEAAAAQQHATSCAQRYRSYDPASNTFQAKDGRRYPCQ is encoded by the coding sequence ATGCGTAGCGCTCACATTCTGAAAGTGGTTTTGATGGCCGCCGCCGGTGCGGTGGTGTTTTCCGCCTCCGCGATTTCGGCTCCGTTACAGCACGGTGCCGGCGTTGCGGCCGCGGCGCCGGCAGTGACGGAGAAGGTCTGGTGCCGTTACGGGTCTTGCTATGACAATGGCGGCGGCGCTGCCGTCGGCGGACTGGTCGGTGGCCTGATCGGGGGCGTCATCGCGGCCGGTGCGGCCAACGCCGCCGCGCAGCAGGAAGCCGCCGCCGCCCAGCAGCACGCGACGTCTTGCGCCCAGCGCTATCGCTCCTACGATCCGGCGTCGAATACGTTCCAGGCAAAGGACGGCCGGCGCTATCCCTGCCAGTGA
- the rbsK gene encoding ribokinase produces the protein MSKQGVAVLGVFVVDLAFRAGNMPAIGETIAGSGFAMGPGGKGSNQAVAAARAGASVSFISRIGSDAFGELAIKTWEAEGIRPRVTRTADAPTGAAFIYVHETRGDNAIIVVPGAAGGIGPADIDAVADAIRDSRVFVTQLEQPVDAARRGLEIARAAGSITVFNPAPAIKFDSDLFALCDYVVPNETEAEALTGIAVGDLAGARRAGDALLAKGAGTALITLGERGALFHARDRSVHVPPFAAGKVVETTGAGDAFVGGFAAALADGADPQEAARFGSATAGISVTRPGTAPAMPRRAEIDALLKG, from the coding sequence ATGAGCAAGCAGGGCGTCGCCGTCCTCGGCGTGTTCGTCGTCGACCTCGCGTTCCGCGCCGGCAACATGCCGGCGATCGGCGAGACGATCGCCGGATCGGGATTCGCAATGGGGCCCGGCGGCAAGGGATCCAACCAGGCTGTCGCGGCCGCACGGGCCGGCGCCAGCGTGAGCTTCATCTCCCGGATCGGCAGCGACGCCTTCGGCGAGCTCGCTATCAAGACTTGGGAGGCCGAGGGAATCCGGCCGCGCGTGACCAGGACGGCGGACGCGCCGACTGGAGCTGCGTTCATCTACGTCCACGAGACGCGCGGCGATAACGCGATCATCGTCGTGCCGGGTGCGGCGGGCGGGATCGGTCCGGCCGACATCGACGCGGTGGCCGACGCCATTCGCGACAGCCGCGTGTTCGTGACGCAACTCGAGCAGCCGGTCGATGCGGCGCGGCGCGGGCTCGAGATCGCGCGCGCCGCCGGCAGCATCACCGTGTTCAACCCGGCGCCGGCTATCAAGTTCGACTCTGACCTGTTTGCGCTCTGTGATTATGTCGTCCCCAACGAGACCGAGGCCGAAGCGCTGACCGGCATCGCGGTCGGCGATCTCGCCGGTGCCCGCCGCGCCGGCGATGCCTTGCTGGCGAAAGGCGCAGGAACGGCGCTGATCACGCTCGGCGAGCGCGGCGCCTTGTTTCATGCGCGGGATCGCTCGGTGCACGTGCCGCCCTTCGCCGCAGGCAAGGTGGTCGAAACCACCGGCGCAGGCGACGCCTTCGTCGGCGGCTTTGCGGCGGCGCTCGCCGACGGCGCCGATCCGCAGGAGGCTGCGCGCTTCGGTTCGGCCACGGCCGGAATCTCGGTGACGCGACCGGGCACCGCACCCGCGATGCCGCGGCGCGCGGAGATCGACGCGCTGCTGAAGGGATGA
- a CDS encoding extracellular solute-binding protein — MLTTSLAMACAASQANAACSPDYTGVTLTVASQTGPYIASALKLGADEWAKKTCGKVNVVEFPWSELYPKIATSLTASDATFDLVSFAPAWLPDFVPYLSEMPKEMQSGKDWDDIEPAYRERLMVWEGKIYSQSMDGDVHTYTYRTDLFSDPKEKDAFKAKYGYDLAPPKTWKQYLDIAEFFQRPDKGLWGTAEAFRRGGQQFWFFFSHAAAYANNPNYPGAMFFDPETMDAQINNPGWVKGLEEYIRASKLGPPNALNFSFGEVNAAVAGGQVAESIGWGDTGVIAADPKQSKISGKVGSAMLPGSDEIWNAKTKKWDKFPSVLPGPFMAFGGWQIAVPKAGKNQQAAWDFVKTLTSPEVSGQAAITGGSGVNPYRKSHTANLQLWSKIFSPEEAREYLGAQSDSINAKNVALDMRLPGYFSYTEVVEIELGKALAGQTTPQAALDAMAKEWNRLTDEFGRAKQLAAYRAAMGLPPKN, encoded by the coding sequence ATGTTGACCACCTCGCTCGCGATGGCCTGTGCCGCGAGCCAGGCGAATGCTGCCTGTAGCCCGGATTACACCGGCGTCACCCTGACGGTGGCGTCGCAGACCGGACCTTATATCGCATCCGCGCTCAAGCTCGGCGCGGACGAATGGGCCAAGAAGACCTGCGGCAAGGTCAACGTCGTCGAGTTTCCATGGTCCGAGCTCTATCCGAAGATCGCGACATCGCTCACCGCGTCGGACGCGACGTTCGACCTCGTCAGCTTCGCACCGGCCTGGCTGCCGGATTTCGTGCCCTATCTCAGCGAGATGCCGAAGGAGATGCAGTCCGGCAAGGATTGGGACGACATCGAGCCGGCCTATCGCGAACGCCTGATGGTGTGGGAAGGCAAGATCTACTCGCAATCGATGGACGGCGATGTCCACACCTATACCTACCGCACAGACCTGTTCAGCGATCCCAAGGAGAAGGACGCGTTCAAGGCCAAGTACGGCTACGACCTCGCGCCGCCGAAGACCTGGAAACAATATCTCGACATTGCGGAATTCTTCCAGCGGCCCGACAAGGGTCTGTGGGGAACGGCGGAAGCGTTCCGTCGCGGCGGTCAGCAGTTCTGGTTCTTCTTCAGCCATGCCGCGGCGTATGCGAACAATCCGAACTATCCGGGTGCGATGTTCTTCGACCCCGAGACGATGGACGCGCAGATCAACAACCCGGGCTGGGTGAAGGGGCTCGAGGAATACATAAGGGCTTCGAAGCTCGGGCCGCCCAACGCGCTGAACTTCTCGTTCGGCGAGGTGAACGCTGCGGTGGCCGGCGGTCAGGTGGCGGAATCGATCGGCTGGGGCGACACCGGTGTGATCGCGGCCGATCCGAAGCAGTCGAAGATCTCCGGCAAGGTCGGCTCGGCGATGCTGCCCGGTTCGGACGAGATCTGGAACGCCAAGACAAAGAAGTGGGACAAGTTCCCGAGCGTGCTTCCGGGCCCGTTCATGGCATTCGGCGGCTGGCAGATCGCGGTGCCGAAGGCCGGCAAGAACCAGCAAGCGGCGTGGGACTTCGTCAAGACCTTGACGAGCCCCGAAGTGTCGGGCCAGGCGGCGATCACCGGCGGCAGCGGCGTCAATCCCTATCGCAAATCGCACACCGCCAATCTGCAACTGTGGAGCAAGATCTTCTCGCCGGAAGAGGCCAGGGAATATCTCGGCGCGCAATCGGACTCCATCAACGCCAAGAACGTCGCGCTCGACATGCGTCTACCCGGCTATTTCTCCTACACCGAGGTGGTGGAGATCGAGCTCGGCAAGGCGCTGGCCGGCCAGACCACGCCGCAGGCGGCGCTCGACGCGATGGCGAAGGAGTGGAATCGCCTGACCGACGAATTCGGCCGGGCCAAGCAGCTTGCCGCCTATCGCGCCGCGATGGGCCTCCCGCCCAAGAACTAG
- a CDS encoding aldehyde dehydrogenase family protein: MSVANYFETMEYGPAPEADGEARAWLARHGATFGHFIAGKFTAPHAGKHLTTSEPATGKALARIAQGNAADVEAAVNAARTAQPAWAKLGGHGRARHLYALARMLQRHARLFAVLEAIDNGKPIRETRDLDVPLAARHFLYHAGWAQLQDREFADQLPIGVIGQIIPWNFPLLMLAWKIAPALAAGNTVVLKPAEFTSLTALLFAELSAEAGLPPGVLNVVTGDGATGALLVENHGVDKIAFTGSTEVGRLIRQSTAGTGKSLTLELGGKSPFIVFDDADLDGAVEGVVDAIWFNQGQVCCAGSRLLLQEGIAETFRRRLIRRMETLRVGMPLDKAIDMGAVVAPVQLERIKSLVETGVKEGAEKYQASCTMPTEGSFYPPTLLWNVHPSSTVATEEIFGPVLVAMTFRTPDEAVMLANNTRYGLAASVWSETIGLALDIAPKLLAGVVWVNATNLFDASVGFGGYRESGFGREGGREGMYEYLKPKAWSGRKARAKPSPLPTASGASAGFDVPPIDRTAKLFVGGKQVRPDGNYSRTVLSPKGRRLGEAGEGNRKDIRNAVAAARSAEGWARASAHNRAQILYYLAENLSARGDEFARHIADMTGVSAAKARTEVDASIERLFSYGAWADKFEGSIHAPPLRGVALAMHEPIGVVGVACPDEAPLLAFISLVAPLIAMGNRVVAVPSKRHPLAATDFYQVLETSDVPGGVVNIVTGDRDELVKVLAEHDDVDALWAFGSQDASTAAERYSIGNLKRTLVDQGLAIDWYDKAASEGPILLRHAVQVKNIWIPYGD, encoded by the coding sequence ATGAGCGTCGCCAATTATTTCGAGACCATGGAGTATGGCCCCGCGCCCGAGGCGGACGGCGAGGCGCGTGCCTGGCTGGCGCGGCATGGCGCCACGTTCGGGCATTTCATCGCCGGCAAGTTCACAGCGCCGCATGCGGGCAAGCACCTCACGACAAGCGAGCCTGCCACCGGCAAGGCGCTGGCGCGCATCGCGCAGGGCAATGCTGCCGATGTCGAGGCGGCGGTCAACGCCGCGCGCACCGCGCAGCCAGCCTGGGCAAAGCTTGGCGGCCATGGCCGCGCGCGTCATCTCTATGCGTTGGCGCGCATGCTGCAGCGTCACGCCCGGCTGTTCGCCGTGCTGGAGGCGATCGACAATGGCAAGCCGATCCGGGAAACCCGCGATCTCGACGTGCCGCTCGCCGCGCGCCATTTCCTCTATCATGCCGGCTGGGCACAGTTGCAGGACCGGGAGTTCGCCGATCAGCTGCCGATCGGCGTGATCGGGCAGATCATTCCGTGGAATTTCCCGCTGCTGATGCTGGCCTGGAAGATCGCGCCGGCGCTCGCCGCAGGCAATACGGTGGTGCTGAAGCCGGCGGAGTTCACCTCGCTCACCGCGCTGCTGTTCGCCGAACTGTCGGCCGAGGCCGGCCTGCCGCCGGGCGTATTGAATGTCGTCACCGGTGACGGTGCCACCGGTGCGCTGCTCGTCGAAAATCACGGTGTCGACAAGATCGCCTTCACGGGCTCGACCGAGGTCGGGCGCCTGATCCGCCAGTCGACTGCAGGGACCGGAAAATCGCTGACGCTGGAGCTTGGGGGGAAATCGCCGTTCATCGTGTTCGACGATGCCGATCTCGATGGCGCGGTGGAAGGGGTGGTCGACGCCATCTGGTTCAACCAGGGCCAGGTCTGCTGCGCCGGCTCGCGGCTGCTTTTGCAGGAGGGGATTGCGGAGACTTTTCGCAGGCGCCTGATCCGCCGCATGGAGACGCTTCGCGTCGGCATGCCGCTCGACAAGGCGATCGACATGGGTGCGGTGGTAGCCCCAGTGCAACTCGAACGGATCAAGTCGCTGGTCGAGACCGGGGTGAAGGAAGGCGCCGAGAAATATCAGGCGTCCTGTACGATGCCGACGGAGGGATCGTTCTATCCGCCGACCCTGCTCTGGAACGTGCATCCGTCCTCGACGGTTGCGACCGAAGAGATCTTCGGCCCTGTCCTGGTGGCGATGACGTTCCGTACGCCCGACGAGGCCGTGATGCTCGCCAACAACACGCGCTACGGCCTTGCTGCCAGCGTGTGGAGCGAGACGATCGGGCTGGCGCTCGACATCGCGCCGAAACTCCTGGCCGGCGTGGTCTGGGTCAATGCGACCAATCTGTTCGACGCCAGCGTCGGCTTCGGCGGCTATCGCGAGTCCGGCTTCGGCCGCGAGGGCGGTCGTGAAGGCATGTATGAGTATCTCAAGCCGAAGGCCTGGAGCGGGCGCAAGGCCCGGGCCAAGCCATCGCCGCTGCCGACGGCGTCCGGCGCCAGCGCCGGATTCGACGTGCCGCCGATCGATCGAACGGCCAAACTGTTCGTCGGCGGCAAGCAGGTCCGTCCGGACGGCAATTATTCGCGCACGGTGCTCTCGCCGAAGGGCCGGCGTCTCGGCGAGGCAGGCGAGGGCAATCGCAAGGATATCCGCAATGCGGTCGCCGCGGCGCGCTCCGCCGAGGGATGGGCGCGGGCGTCGGCGCATAATCGCGCCCAGATCCTGTACTATCTTGCCGAAAACCTTTCCGCGCGCGGCGACGAGTTCGCCCGGCACATCGCCGACATGACCGGCGTGTCGGCAGCAAAGGCGCGCACGGAGGTCGATGCCAGCATCGAGCGGCTGTTCAGCTATGGCGCCTGGGCGGATAAATTCGAGGGATCCATCCATGCGCCACCGCTGCGCGGCGTGGCGCTCGCGATGCATGAGCCGATCGGCGTGGTCGGTGTCGCCTGTCCGGACGAGGCGCCGCTGCTTGCCTTCATCAGTCTCGTGGCGCCATTGATCGCAATGGGCAACCGGGTCGTCGCGGTGCCGAGCAAGCGGCATCCGCTCGCCGCGACCGACTTCTACCAGGTGCTCGAGACCTCGGACGTCCCGGGCGGCGTAGTCAACATCGTTACCGGCGATCGCGACGAACTAGTCAAGGTCCTTGCCGAGCATGACGATGTCGACGCGCTCTGGGCGTTCGGGTCGCAGGACGCCTCGACGGCGGCCGAACGATACTCGATCGGTAATCTCAAGCGCACGCTGGTCGATCAAGGCCTCGCGATCGACTGGTACGACAAGGCCGCGAGCGAGGGCCCGATCCTGCTCCGCCATGCCGTGCAGGTGAAGAACATCTGGATTCCGTATGGCGACTAG
- a CDS encoding ABC transporter ATP-binding protein, which yields MAHVEIENVSKAYGPYKIIEGLDLNVADEEFVVLVGPSGCGKTTTLRMIAGLEAVTSGTIRIGNRDVTQLRPGLRNCAMVFQNYALYPHMTVGENIGYGMKVRGESRASIEKAVNDVARVLDLEQYLQRRPKQLSGGQRQRVAIGRAIVRSPDVFLFDEPLSNLDAKLRIEMRTEIKALHRRLAKTIVYVTHDQVEAMTMADRVVVMNRGRIEQAADPITIYEKPSNLFVAGFMGAPSMNFIDGEIIARDGALTFTAPSGTALRVPKSREATYAGSVGRPVVLGVRPDHVLRQGAPDGSSVRLLVKDVEPLGPHTLVIGTVAGFAFTAQMPVGVAAEPDHVIDVALDLERTHLFDRASGMAIS from the coding sequence ATGGCGCACGTCGAGATCGAGAACGTCAGCAAGGCATACGGACCCTACAAGATCATCGAGGGGCTCGACCTCAACGTGGCCGACGAGGAATTTGTCGTGCTGGTCGGCCCGTCCGGCTGCGGCAAGACCACGACATTGCGCATGATCGCCGGACTGGAGGCCGTCACCAGCGGAACCATCCGCATCGGCAACCGCGACGTCACGCAGTTGCGCCCCGGCTTGCGCAACTGCGCGATGGTGTTCCAGAACTACGCGCTCTATCCGCACATGACGGTCGGCGAGAACATCGGCTATGGCATGAAGGTGCGGGGCGAATCGCGCGCCAGCATCGAGAAGGCCGTCAATGACGTGGCACGCGTGCTTGACCTCGAGCAATATTTGCAGCGGCGGCCCAAGCAGCTTTCCGGCGGACAGCGCCAGCGCGTAGCGATCGGCCGTGCCATCGTGCGCAGCCCGGACGTGTTTCTGTTCGACGAGCCGCTGTCCAATCTCGACGCCAAGCTCCGCATCGAGATGCGGACCGAGATCAAGGCGCTGCATCGCCGTCTCGCCAAGACGATCGTCTATGTCACCCACGACCAGGTCGAAGCCATGACGATGGCCGATCGCGTCGTGGTGATGAACAGAGGCCGGATCGAGCAGGCGGCCGATCCGATCACGATCTACGAGAAGCCCTCTAATCTCTTTGTCGCGGGCTTCATGGGCGCGCCCAGCATGAACTTCATCGATGGCGAGATCATCGCTCGCGACGGCGCGCTCACCTTCACCGCGCCATCGGGCACGGCGTTGCGCGTGCCGAAGTCGCGTGAGGCGACCTATGCGGGCAGCGTCGGCAGGCCGGTGGTGCTCGGCGTGCGGCCCGATCATGTGTTGCGGCAAGGCGCGCCGGACGGGTCTTCCGTCCGGTTGCTCGTGAAAGACGTGGAGCCGCTGGGGCCGCACACGCTGGTGATCGGGACCGTCGCTGGCTTTGCGTTTACGGCGCAAATGCCGGTCGGTGTCGCCGCGGAGCCGGATCATGTCATCGACGTCGCGCTCGATCTCGAGCGAACGCATTTGTTCGACAGGGCGTCAGGGATGGCCATTTCCTGA
- a CDS encoding helix-turn-helix transcriptional regulator, producing MVEDILVAPPTRSGSSFEELLEMLQPHGINAHSSPRPDESFRWHADIAIGAEIDVVRAELSAGWDWHYSYESTSGELAISLLNAGKAEMRIAGKGVQRTPAEIAIVPLPTMQAQRVEAVDGRYASVTLTLHTGMVTKVLSATFGSAALEDLNLTPIVDLSTGVGQTLLQLVRASATGLHDGILARSPKASALLSEAAIQLILENVPHRLSDRLNRHPFDAPPRYIRRAVEYMRANPHLPLTISDIAATVGVSSRLLQLGFRKIHGTTPVAYLRKIRLEAIHDELSRPENVLPISEVALKWGFTHMGRFASVYRSAFGLYPSDTVRRARGFCS from the coding sequence ATGGTCGAAGACATACTCGTTGCACCTCCGACGCGATCGGGATCATCGTTTGAGGAGCTGCTGGAAATGCTCCAGCCGCACGGGATCAATGCCCACTCCTCGCCCCGGCCTGACGAATCGTTTCGCTGGCATGCGGATATCGCAATTGGAGCGGAAATTGACGTCGTGCGGGCGGAACTGTCTGCGGGTTGGGATTGGCACTATTCGTACGAGAGTACGTCGGGTGAGCTTGCGATAAGCCTGCTGAATGCTGGCAAGGCCGAGATGCGCATTGCAGGAAAGGGCGTGCAACGAACGCCCGCCGAGATCGCGATCGTGCCGCTTCCGACGATGCAAGCACAGCGGGTGGAAGCGGTCGATGGACGATACGCGAGCGTCACGCTCACCTTGCACACGGGCATGGTGACAAAGGTGCTGTCCGCGACGTTCGGGAGCGCAGCGCTGGAAGACCTCAATCTGACACCGATCGTCGATCTGTCGACCGGCGTCGGGCAGACGCTTCTTCAGCTCGTTCGTGCGAGCGCGACCGGCTTGCATGACGGCATCCTGGCGCGCTCTCCGAAAGCGAGCGCCCTGCTGTCCGAAGCTGCGATACAGCTCATCCTTGAGAACGTCCCGCATCGGCTGAGCGACCGGTTGAATCGCCATCCGTTCGATGCGCCGCCGCGTTACATTCGGCGGGCTGTCGAGTATATGCGGGCCAATCCTCATCTGCCGCTGACGATATCAGATATTGCCGCGACGGTTGGTGTCAGCAGCCGGCTGCTGCAATTGGGCTTCCGCAAAATTCACGGCACCACGCCTGTCGCCTATTTGCGGAAGATTCGACTTGAAGCGATCCACGATGAGCTGTCACGACCGGAGAACGTGCTCCCGATCAGCGAAGTTGCGCTGAAATGGGGCTTTACGCATATGGGCCGTTTCGCTTCGGTGTACCGCTCCGCATTTGGCCTTTATCCGTCCGATACAGTGCGGCGAGCCCGAGGGTTCTGCAGCTAA
- a CDS encoding carbohydrate ABC transporter permease, giving the protein MSGQGLTGLSPWSRRLVAVGVLAWCLITVFPLYWVVVTAFKTPPGVVGGPTYLPFIDFTPTLQPFIDLYQGIRGEFFHTFLNSTIVGLSAAAIATAIGAMAAYALVRFEFRVRLGAGLVFFLLALGGYLLFNATFGFTRPQALLIAFPIALIAAVVANRLPLPGPILGNEDILFWFVSQRMFPPIVTAFALYLLYSEIGRLGFQLIDSFVGLTLCYVAFSLPIVVWLMRDFFEAVPIEVEEAAMVDNVPSWRIFFGIVVPMSMNGLLATFMITLAFVWNEFLFALFLTNSRWQTLPILVAGQNSQRGDEWWAISAAALVAIVPMMIMAGLLSRMMRSGLLLGAIK; this is encoded by the coding sequence ATGAGCGGGCAGGGCTTGACCGGACTGTCGCCATGGAGCCGCCGCCTGGTCGCGGTCGGCGTCCTCGCCTGGTGCCTGATCACGGTGTTTCCGCTCTATTGGGTGGTGGTGACCGCGTTCAAGACGCCGCCGGGCGTGGTCGGCGGACCGACCTATCTGCCGTTCATCGACTTCACGCCGACGTTGCAGCCCTTCATCGATCTCTATCAGGGAATCCGCGGCGAGTTCTTCCACACCTTCCTGAATTCGACCATCGTCGGCCTGTCTGCGGCAGCCATCGCCACTGCGATTGGCGCGATGGCGGCCTATGCGCTGGTGCGGTTCGAGTTCAGGGTACGCCTTGGTGCGGGCCTCGTGTTCTTCCTGCTCGCACTCGGCGGCTATCTGCTCTTCAACGCGACGTTCGGATTTACCCGGCCGCAGGCGCTGCTAATCGCGTTTCCGATCGCGCTGATCGCTGCTGTCGTTGCCAATCGCCTGCCGTTGCCCGGACCGATCCTCGGCAACGAGGACATCCTGTTCTGGTTCGTCAGCCAGCGCATGTTCCCGCCGATCGTCACGGCCTTTGCGCTGTATCTGCTCTATAGCGAGATCGGCCGGCTGGGCTTCCAGCTGATCGACAGCTTCGTCGGCCTGACGCTGTGCTACGTCGCCTTCTCGCTGCCGATCGTGGTCTGGCTGATGCGCGACTTCTTCGAGGCCGTGCCGATCGAGGTCGAAGAGGCGGCGATGGTCGACAACGTGCCGAGCTGGCGCATCTTCTTCGGCATCGTGGTGCCGATGTCGATGAACGGGCTGCTGGCGACGTTCATGATCACGCTGGCCTTCGTCTGGAACGAGTTTCTGTTCGCGCTGTTCCTGACCAATTCCAGATGGCAGACGCTGCCCATCCTGGTGGCAGGACAGAACAGCCAGCGCGGCGACGAATGGTGGGCGATATCAGCTGCGGCGCTCGTCGCAATCGTTCCCATGATGATCATGGCGGGCTTGCTCAGCCGGATGATGCGGTCGGGCCTGCTGCTCGGGGCCATCAAATAG